In one Rugosibacter aromaticivorans genomic region, the following are encoded:
- a CDS encoding glycosyltransferase family 4 protein — protein sequence MTLAITQAMTPPNTRRALLLTYHDPQCTNYGAGQRTHFLLKALGQQLPTDVVLFSETSGANTVSDLPDELGGGKLFRIDHEPSSFLDRAWCGLPSKQLSKLLAATVDFDQYDCIVCRYITPYLKCQLPVNKPLIIDFDDPVYNVPWRSLRQPRAIIKETVKWLNQLIIKARLKSAHAQSAHFLFVCERDQATFPELKGALLSNMPSFPQHPADYSASDGKTLLFVGFMSWQPNIIAVEHFLAHIWPKILAKNPSAQFRIVGKSTPENLKRWNTFPNCIAEGYAENIDAAYKNAAICVVPVLSGGGSNIKVPEALAHNRPVVVSVYAFNGWRNYFVENQDLLVAYDDDAFAAHCTALLTDRELALKLAQNGHHSVLQKLSFDSFSKQVGRTLQSIFSA from the coding sequence ATGACTTTAGCCATAACCCAAGCCATGACGCCCCCTAACACGCGACGCGCCCTCTTGCTGACCTACCACGACCCGCAATGCACCAACTATGGCGCAGGGCAAAGAACACACTTTCTGCTCAAGGCGCTCGGTCAACAGTTACCGACAGATGTCGTTTTATTCTCTGAAACCAGTGGCGCTAATACCGTATCCGATCTGCCTGATGAACTCGGCGGCGGCAAACTGTTCCGCATTGACCATGAACCGAGCAGCTTTCTTGATCGCGCCTGGTGTGGCCTGCCCTCAAAACAGCTCTCCAAACTTCTTGCCGCCACCGTAGACTTCGATCAATACGACTGCATTGTTTGCCGCTACATCACGCCCTATCTCAAATGTCAGTTACCCGTTAATAAACCACTCATCATCGACTTTGACGACCCGGTGTACAACGTGCCTTGGCGCTCATTACGGCAACCCCGCGCGATCATCAAGGAAACCGTGAAATGGCTGAATCAACTCATCATCAAGGCGCGGTTGAAATCAGCACACGCCCAGAGCGCACATTTTTTGTTTGTTTGCGAACGGGATCAAGCCACCTTCCCTGAACTAAAAGGCGCTTTGCTTTCCAACATGCCCTCTTTCCCGCAGCACCCAGCGGATTACTCGGCGTCAGACGGGAAAACACTGCTGTTTGTCGGCTTCATGTCCTGGCAGCCGAACATCATCGCAGTGGAGCATTTTCTGGCCCATATCTGGCCGAAAATTCTTGCCAAAAACCCGTCCGCCCAATTCAGGATTGTGGGCAAAAGCACACCGGAAAATTTAAAGCGCTGGAATACCTTTCCGAATTGCATTGCAGAAGGCTATGCCGAAAACATTGATGCGGCTTATAAAAATGCGGCCATTTGCGTTGTTCCCGTTTTGTCCGGCGGTGGCTCAAACATTAAGGTGCCGGAAGCCCTGGCACATAACCGCCCGGTTGTTGTCAGCGTTTATGCTTTTAATGGATGGCGAAATTACTTTGTGGAAAATCAAGACCTCCTTGTGGCGTATGACGACGATGCTTTTGCCGCACACTGTACCGCCTTGCTAACAGACCGCGAGTTGGCCTTGAAGCTTGCACAAAACGGACACCATAGTGTCCTGCAAAAACTATCGTTCGACTCGTTTTCAAAGCAAGTCGGACGAACACTCCAGTCTATTTTTTCTGCATAA
- a CDS encoding FkbM family methyltransferase — MKLDFLKQTAAKIADVILSNNEFSGLHEIRHLKKTFNLLDIDCVFDVGANSGQYAAMLRKRVGFSGLIISFEPNPALYPELLKRSKFDENWHVFNSALSDAEGSLPFNIMAESQFSSFKEPNTEEYTGLSYLNKVREVVSVQCYRLETLFNELQKNYGFVKPFLKMDTQGNDLLVFNGAKGILHEIRGLQSELSFKRLYKDSPSYHDALVEYTNAGFELSALVPNNGAFPFVARNGLHHD; from the coding sequence ATGAAGCTTGATTTCTTGAAGCAAACCGCAGCCAAAATAGCTGATGTTATCCTGTCAAATAACGAATTTTCCGGCTTGCATGAAATCAGACATCTGAAGAAAACTTTCAACCTCCTTGACATCGATTGCGTATTCGATGTCGGTGCTAATTCTGGACAATATGCGGCGATGTTGCGTAAAAGAGTTGGCTTCTCGGGGCTGATTATTTCATTCGAACCAAATCCGGCCCTTTACCCGGAATTGCTCAAGCGATCAAAGTTTGATGAGAATTGGCATGTATTCAACAGCGCACTTTCTGATGCCGAAGGAAGTCTGCCTTTTAACATCATGGCGGAAAGCCAGTTCAGCTCATTCAAAGAACCAAATACAGAAGAATATACCGGACTATCTTATTTGAATAAGGTTCGGGAGGTGGTTTCTGTTCAATGTTATCGGCTCGAAACTTTATTTAATGAGCTCCAAAAAAATTATGGGTTCGTCAAACCGTTCCTAAAAATGGATACTCAAGGGAATGACCTGTTGGTTTTCAATGGAGCAAAGGGCATCCTCCATGAAATCCGAGGACTTCAAAGCGAACTGAGTTTTAAGCGCCTATACAAAGACAGTCCCTCGTATCATGACGCGTTGGTTGAATACACAAATGCTGGTTTTGAACTCAGTGCATTAGTCCCTAACAATGGGGCATTTCCCTTTGTTGCTCGAAATGGATTGCATCATGATTAA
- a CDS encoding glycosyltransferase family 2 protein, translated as MMMTTAPSTLSCYILTYNSERRLAQVLASIKPIADEILIVDSGSTDQTIAIALAFGANILTRSFDNFRDQRIFAEDHCTQPWVLALDSDEVVSEALGKRLQQLKNTQFQTEAGATPDGFSIRRNWFFMGQPVRNFYPVKTPEFIVRLFQRERLSHRGSRIIHEQLQLDGAKISALDEPLLHYSCDSIDDLYAKIGLYTKLAAEDMQAKGEPSSWLKIYAYPWLIWARWHLLYGGWRDGAPGRILGKYVRDTVYLKYIKLKYLNTGKPETA; from the coding sequence ACAGTGAACGCCGTCTGGCGCAGGTGCTGGCCTCCATCAAACCCATTGCCGATGAAATCCTCATTGTCGATTCCGGCAGCACAGACCAAACCATTGCAATCGCCTTGGCTTTTGGCGCCAACATCCTCACGCGCAGTTTTGACAACTTTCGCGACCAGCGCATTTTTGCTGAAGACCACTGCACCCAGCCGTGGGTGCTGGCGCTGGATTCGGATGAAGTCGTCTCAGAAGCCCTCGGCAAACGCTTGCAGCAGTTAAAAAACACCCAGTTTCAAACCGAAGCAGGAGCAACCCCTGACGGATTTTCCATCCGCAGAAACTGGTTTTTCATGGGGCAACCCGTGCGCAATTTTTACCCCGTCAAAACACCCGAATTCATTGTTCGCCTGTTTCAGCGCGAACGCTTAAGCCATCGCGGCAGCCGCATCATCCATGAACAACTGCAACTGGACGGCGCCAAAATCAGCGCCCTTGATGAGCCGCTACTGCATTACAGCTGCGACAGCATTGACGACCTTTACGCAAAAATCGGCCTATACACAAAACTCGCCGCAGAAGACATGCAGGCTAAAGGCGAGCCATCCTCCTGGCTAAAAATTTACGCTTACCCCTGGCTGATCTGGGCACGCTGGCACCTGCTCTACGGCGGCTGGCGCGATGGCGCGCCGGGGCGGATACTGGGCAAATATGTGCGGGATACGGTTTATCTCAAGTACATCAAACTCAAGTATTTGAATACTGGCAAACCAGAAACAGCCTAG